One genomic segment of Lysobacter sp. 5GHs7-4 includes these proteins:
- a CDS encoding cupin domain-containing protein → MSRPQVHVIQERAAETIDGNGSRLWLLADASDCCGALGANRLRLEAGAAGAKPHYHARSSEAFYVIEGRLSMVVDGEPLTVDQGGYVVIPPGVAHSFGATADAVADVLITLTPGVERFDYFRLLPKILRGEADPGALDEVPERYDVHFVDA, encoded by the coding sequence ATGTCCCGCCCCCAAGTCCACGTAATCCAGGAACGAGCCGCCGAAACCATCGACGGCAACGGCAGCCGCTTGTGGCTGCTCGCCGACGCCAGCGACTGTTGCGGCGCATTGGGCGCCAACCGGCTGCGACTGGAAGCCGGCGCGGCCGGCGCCAAGCCGCACTACCACGCCCGCTCCAGCGAGGCCTTCTACGTGATCGAAGGCCGCCTGAGCATGGTCGTGGACGGCGAGCCGCTGACCGTGGACCAGGGCGGTTACGTGGTGATCCCGCCCGGCGTCGCGCACTCCTTCGGCGCGACCGCCGACGCGGTGGCCGACGTGCTGATCACGCTGACCCCCGGGGTCGAGCGTTTCGACTACTTCCGCCTGCTGCCGAAGATCCTGCGCGGCGAAGCCGACCCCGGCGCCCTGGACGAGGTGCCGGAGCGCTACGACGTGCATTTCGTCGACGCCTGA
- the ruvB gene encoding Holliday junction branch migration DNA helicase RuvB: protein MTENRIIAPGATREDEALEASIRPKRLDEYLGQQPVREQLKIYIEAAKGRGEALDHVLIFGPPGLGKTTLSHVIANELGVNLRQTSGPVIEKAGDLAALLTNLQPHDVLFVDEIHRLSPVVEEVLYPAMEDYQIDIMIGEGPAARSIKLDLPPFTLIGATTRAGLLTAPLRDRFGIVQRLEFYSAEELTRIVRRSAQILGIDCEPEGAAEIAKRSRGTPRIANRLLRRVRDYAQVRAGGRIDRDTADAAMAMLKVDPQGFDELDRRLLTTIVESFDGGPVGVESLAAALSEERGTLEDVIEPYLIQQGYLVRSARGRMATPKAYRHIGLKPKANASGLFDEG from the coding sequence ATGACCGAGAACCGCATCATCGCCCCCGGCGCCACCCGCGAGGACGAGGCCCTGGAGGCTTCGATCCGGCCCAAGCGCCTGGACGAGTACCTGGGCCAGCAGCCGGTCCGCGAGCAGCTCAAGATCTACATCGAGGCCGCCAAGGGCCGCGGCGAGGCGCTGGACCACGTCCTGATCTTCGGGCCGCCCGGCCTGGGCAAGACCACGCTGAGTCACGTGATCGCCAACGAGCTGGGCGTGAACCTGCGCCAGACCTCGGGCCCGGTGATCGAGAAGGCCGGCGACCTGGCCGCGCTGCTGACCAACCTGCAGCCGCACGACGTGCTGTTCGTCGACGAAATCCACCGCCTCTCGCCCGTGGTCGAGGAAGTGCTGTACCCGGCGATGGAGGACTACCAGATCGACATCATGATCGGCGAGGGTCCGGCCGCGCGCTCGATCAAGCTCGACCTGCCGCCGTTCACCCTGATCGGCGCGACCACCCGCGCCGGCCTGCTGACCGCGCCGCTGCGCGACCGCTTCGGCATCGTCCAGCGCCTGGAGTTCTACAGCGCTGAGGAGCTGACCCGGATCGTGCGCCGCTCGGCGCAGATCCTGGGCATCGATTGCGAACCCGAGGGCGCGGCCGAGATCGCCAAGCGCTCGCGCGGCACCCCGCGCATCGCCAACCGCCTGCTGCGTCGTGTGCGCGACTACGCCCAGGTGCGCGCGGGCGGCCGCATCGACCGCGACACCGCCGACGCCGCCATGGCCATGCTCAAGGTCGACCCGCAGGGCTTCGACGAGCTCGACCGGCGCCTGCTGACCACCATCGTCGAGTCCTTCGACGGCGGCCCGGTCGGGGTCGAGTCGCTGGCCGCCGCGCTCAGCGAGGAACGCGGCACGCTCGAGGACGTGATCGAGCCCTACCTGATCCAGCAGGGCTATCTGGTCCGCAGCGCGCGCGGCCGCATGGCCACGCCCAAGGCCTACCGGCACATCGGCCTGAAGCCCAAAGCCAATGCCAGCGGGCTATTCGACGAGGGTTGA
- the ybgC gene encoding tol-pal system-associated acyl-CoA thioesterase, translating into MIAPAFSWPTRVYWEDTDAGGVVYHAQYLAFLERARSEWVRAQGYGQERLRQEFELVFAVRAMQIDFLKPARLDDALSVSAQLRECRRASLVFAQAIHRGEERLFTATVRLAALDPRDFRPRPIPAALYEPLQALVTPAPQEPT; encoded by the coding sequence GTGATTGCTCCGGCGTTCAGTTGGCCGACACGCGTCTATTGGGAAGATACCGACGCCGGTGGCGTGGTCTACCACGCGCAATACCTGGCGTTCCTGGAGCGCGCGCGCAGCGAATGGGTGCGCGCGCAGGGTTACGGCCAGGAGCGGTTGCGGCAGGAGTTCGAGCTGGTGTTCGCGGTCCGCGCGATGCAGATCGACTTCCTCAAGCCCGCGCGCCTGGACGACGCCCTGTCGGTGTCGGCGCAGTTGCGCGAGTGCCGTCGCGCCAGCCTGGTGTTCGCGCAGGCCATCCACCGCGGCGAGGAGCGTTTGTTCACGGCGACGGTGCGATTGGCCGCGCTGGACCCGCGCGACTTCCGCCCGCGCCCGATTCCGGCGGCGCTGTACGAGCCGCTGCAAGCGCTGGTGACCCCGGCGCCGCAAGAACCAACGTAA
- the tolQ gene encoding protein TolQ: MTSSLIALLATTVEALPEQAASAATQAAATAAAAGGDFSLLALLRDASLPVQFIMALLVLASITSWIIIFRKWKVIRRAKNEADHFEERFWSGAELSKLYAGTTERGRGVGGLEAIFEAGFREFNRIRQRRGVDARAQLEGAQRAMRATGSRELDGLEHNLELLANIGSTSPYIGLVGTVFGIMVTMHSLISTTKQVGIADVAPGISEALLATAMGLFVAIPAVWAYNRFATGVERLSVRYDAFSEEFSSILQRQAHLDEG; this comes from the coding sequence ATGACGTCATCGTTGATCGCGCTACTGGCCACGACCGTGGAAGCCCTGCCGGAACAGGCCGCCAGCGCGGCCACGCAGGCCGCGGCCACCGCCGCCGCGGCCGGCGGCGACTTCAGTCTGCTGGCCCTGCTGCGCGACGCCAGTCTGCCGGTGCAGTTCATCATGGCGCTGCTGGTGCTGGCCTCGATCACGTCCTGGATCATCATCTTCCGCAAGTGGAAGGTGATCCGCCGCGCCAAGAACGAAGCCGACCATTTCGAGGAACGCTTCTGGTCCGGCGCCGAGCTGAGCAAGCTCTACGCCGGCACTACCGAGCGCGGCCGCGGCGTCGGCGGACTGGAGGCGATCTTCGAGGCCGGTTTCCGCGAGTTCAACCGCATCCGCCAGCGCCGCGGCGTCGACGCGCGCGCCCAGCTCGAAGGCGCCCAGCGCGCGATGCGCGCGACCGGTTCGCGCGAGCTGGACGGCCTGGAGCACAACCTGGAACTGCTGGCCAACATCGGTTCGACCTCGCCCTACATCGGCCTGGTCGGCACCGTGTTCGGCATCATGGTCACCATGCACTCGCTGATCTCGACCACCAAGCAGGTCGGCATCGCCGACGTCGCGCCGGGCATTTCCGAGGCGCTGCTGGCGACCGCGATGGGCCTGTTCGTGGCGATCCCGGCGGTCTGGGCCTACAACCGCTTCGCCACCGGCGTGGAGCGTTTGTCGGTGCGCTACGACGCGTTCTCCGAGGAGTTCTCCTCGATCCTGCAACGGCAGGCCCACCTCGACGAAGGCTGA
- the tolR gene encoding protein TolR — protein sequence MSGISARRHRKRKLKAEINVVPYIDVMLVLLIIFMVTAPLLTLGVDVDLPKSNAKSIETKNDPVVVQVDEKGNYFLAVKAGSNEAVTRDMLRARISALVAENAKDKLQVYIAGDGRSNYQPIMDAMEILQSAGVEKVGLMSQPQKGAAR from the coding sequence ATGTCCGGCATCTCCGCGCGCCGCCATCGCAAGCGCAAACTCAAGGCCGAAATCAACGTCGTGCCCTACATCGACGTGATGCTGGTGCTGCTGATCATCTTCATGGTCACCGCGCCCTTGCTGACCCTGGGCGTCGACGTCGACCTGCCCAAGTCCAACGCCAAGTCGATCGAGACCAAGAATGACCCGGTCGTGGTGCAGGTGGACGAAAAGGGCAACTACTTCCTGGCGGTCAAGGCCGGCAGCAACGAGGCGGTCACCCGCGACATGTTGCGCGCGCGCATCAGCGCGCTGGTCGCCGAGAACGCCAAGGACAAGTTGCAGGTGTACATCGCCGGCGACGGCCGTTCCAACTACCAGCCGATCATGGACGCGATGGAGATCCTGCAAAGCGCCGGGGTCGAGAAGGTCGGTCTGATGAGCCAGCCGCAGAAGGGCGCGGCCCGATGA
- a CDS encoding cell envelope integrity protein TolA produces MRETSADNAQAVGLSLLLHGLLIAALVLGALWKFGGAPAGGGSPMDSQLTDVSDLSAAMQRTLRNRPKPIAEPLPQPEPEPEDSLPLPQPEPEPRPQDSPTPVQQSPQDFIPVPDDTSQEQVVDTPTPNPTDEQKLQEAKRRQEQVDLTAQERQLEAQRQQRLTAMELERQKQLEDIRRKRAQAAREASLAEQKLRQLADAQARSASQQTADASQPNAGAGGQGDPSLMAAYQAALQAAILAKWTRPESVPLGAKCRLVIRQLQGGTVIDVQVSSPCSYDEQARRSIEAAVLKAQPLPYAGFEKVFNRQLNFNFTAQDQ; encoded by the coding sequence ATGAGGGAAACCAGCGCCGACAACGCGCAAGCCGTCGGTCTGTCCCTGCTGCTGCACGGGCTGTTGATCGCCGCGCTCGTGTTGGGCGCGCTGTGGAAGTTCGGCGGCGCGCCCGCCGGCGGCGGCTCGCCGATGGATTCGCAGCTGACCGACGTGTCCGACCTGTCGGCGGCCATGCAGCGCACCCTGCGCAACCGGCCCAAGCCGATCGCCGAACCGCTGCCGCAGCCCGAACCCGAGCCCGAAGACAGCCTGCCTTTGCCGCAGCCGGAACCCGAGCCGCGCCCGCAGGATTCGCCCACTCCGGTCCAGCAGTCGCCGCAGGACTTCATCCCGGTCCCGGACGACACCAGCCAGGAGCAGGTGGTCGACACCCCGACCCCGAACCCGACCGACGAGCAGAAGCTGCAGGAAGCCAAGCGGCGTCAGGAGCAAGTCGACCTGACCGCGCAGGAGCGCCAGCTCGAGGCCCAGCGCCAGCAGCGCCTGACCGCGATGGAGCTGGAGCGCCAGAAGCAGCTCGAGGACATCCGCCGCAAGCGCGCCCAGGCCGCGCGCGAGGCCAGCCTGGCCGAACAGAAGCTGCGCCAGCTCGCCGACGCCCAGGCCCGCAGCGCCTCGCAGCAGACCGCCGACGCCAGCCAGCCCAATGCCGGCGCCGGCGGGCAGGGCGATCCCAGCCTGATGGCCGCCTACCAAGCCGCCCTGCAGGCGGCGATCCTGGCCAAGTGGACCCGGCCCGAGAGCGTGCCCCTGGGCGCCAAATGCCGTCTCGTGATCCGCCAGCTGCAAGGCGGCACCGTCATCGACGTGCAGGTATCGTCGCCGTGTTCCTACGACGAGCAAGCCCGGCGCTCGATCGAGGCCGCCGTGCTCAAGGCCCAGCCCTTGCCCTACGCCGGCTTCGAGAAGGTGTTCAACCGCCAGCTCAACTTCAATTTCACCGCCCAGGACCAGTAA
- the tolB gene encoding Tol-Pal system beta propeller repeat protein TolB: MNRPLSWLAVLLALLLPFSAAAQGLDVDIVGGKAAALPIVVVPMPYQGAGTAPTTDIAKVIRDDLNRSGQFRGLPVERMGSQPFRGADINYPEWRAINQDYIVVGRVVDGGAGAYRIEYELFDVAKQQRLAGFAYTARANVVRDAAHQIADAIYQKILGVRGAFYTRIAYVTANGTGRGADYVLKIADSDGFNPQPVVRSPEPLLSPAWSPDGNRLAYVSFEGGNSSIYIQNISSGSRELIAKFRGINGAPAFSPDGRRLALTLSRSGNPEIYVMDLGSKALTQLTNHFGIDTEPTWSADGSKIYFTSDRGGKPQIYQVASSGGAASRVTFQGSYNATPSVSADGKKIAVAQGAGNTYRIAMMDSSLGSARWSTLSPGSLDESPTFAPNGAMIIYAAREGRRGVLYSVSADARVRERVVLDDGDVREPAWGPFRTPQ; encoded by the coding sequence ATGAACCGACCCCTGTCCTGGCTGGCCGTGCTGCTTGCGCTGCTGCTTCCGTTCTCCGCCGCCGCCCAGGGGCTGGATGTCGATATCGTCGGCGGCAAGGCCGCCGCGCTGCCGATCGTGGTGGTGCCCATGCCCTACCAGGGCGCCGGCACCGCGCCGACCACCGACATCGCCAAGGTGATCCGCGACGATCTCAACCGTTCCGGCCAGTTCCGCGGCCTGCCGGTGGAACGCATGGGCAGCCAGCCGTTCCGCGGCGCCGACATCAACTATCCGGAATGGCGCGCGATCAACCAGGACTACATCGTGGTCGGCCGCGTGGTCGACGGCGGCGCCGGCGCTTACCGCATCGAGTACGAACTGTTCGACGTCGCCAAGCAACAGCGCCTGGCCGGCTTCGCCTACACCGCGCGCGCCAACGTGGTGCGCGACGCCGCCCACCAGATCGCCGACGCGATCTACCAGAAGATCCTCGGCGTGCGCGGCGCGTTCTACACGCGCATCGCCTACGTCACCGCCAACGGCACCGGCCGCGGCGCCGACTACGTGCTCAAGATCGCCGATTCCGACGGCTTCAATCCGCAGCCGGTGGTGCGCTCGCCCGAGCCGCTGCTGTCGCCGGCCTGGAGCCCGGACGGCAACCGCCTGGCTTACGTGAGCTTCGAGGGCGGCAATTCCTCGATCTACATCCAGAACATCAGCTCCGGCAGCCGCGAGCTGATCGCCAAGTTCCGCGGCATCAACGGCGCGCCGGCGTTCTCGCCCGACGGCCGCCGCCTGGCCCTGACCCTGTCGCGCAGCGGCAACCCCGAGATCTACGTGATGGACCTGGGCAGCAAGGCGCTGACTCAGCTGACCAACCATTTCGGCATCGACACCGAGCCGACCTGGAGCGCCGACGGCAGCAAGATCTATTTCACCTCCGATCGCGGCGGCAAGCCGCAGATCTACCAGGTCGCCTCCAGCGGCGGCGCCGCCAGCCGCGTGACCTTCCAGGGCAGCTACAACGCCACCCCCAGCGTGTCGGCCGACGGCAAGAAGATCGCGGTCGCACAGGGCGCGGGAAATACGTACCGCATCGCCATGATGGACAGCAGCCTGGGATCGGCGCGCTGGAGCACGCTGTCGCCGGGCTCGCTGGACGAGTCCCCGACCTTCGCTCCGAACGGCGCCATGATCATTTATGCTGCGCGCGAAGGCCGCCGGGGCGTGCTGTATTCGGTCTCCGCCGACGCCCGCGTACGCGAGCGCGTGGTGCTGGACGACGGCGACGTGCGCGAACCGGCCTGGGGTCCGTTCCGCACGCCGCAGTAA
- the pal gene encoding peptidoglycan-associated lipoprotein Pal: MNKIAPATVGKVVLAALLCTVAVACSKKVKEVPPTTTDGSTGTTQPTDTTGPVASGAYGPNDLDTDACLRQRVVYFDLDQDSLKPEFQAIVGCHAKYLRDRPSSRMTLEGNADERGSREYNLGLGERRGNAVSSAIQANGGSGSQITVTSYGEERPVCTDSNEDCWAKNRRVEIVYTAK; the protein is encoded by the coding sequence ATGAACAAGATCGCTCCTGCCACCGTCGGCAAGGTCGTGCTCGCCGCACTGCTTTGCACCGTCGCCGTCGCCTGCTCGAAGAAGGTCAAGGAAGTTCCGCCGACCACGACCGACGGCAGCACCGGCACCACCCAGCCCACGGACACCACCGGCCCGGTCGCGTCCGGCGCCTACGGCCCGAACGATCTGGACACCGACGCCTGCCTGCGTCAGCGCGTGGTCTACTTCGATCTGGATCAGGACAGCCTGAAGCCGGAATTCCAGGCCATCGTCGGCTGCCACGCCAAGTACCTGCGCGACCGTCCGTCCTCGCGCATGACCCTGGAAGGCAACGCCGACGAGCGCGGCAGCCGCGAGTACAACCTCGGCCTCGGCGAGCGCCGCGGCAACGCGGTGTCCTCGGCGATCCAGGCCAACGGCGGTTCGGGCAGCCAGATCACCGTGACCTCCTACGGCGAAGAGCGCCCGGTCTGCACCGACTCGAACGAGGATTGCTGGGCCAAGAACCGTCGCGTCGAGATCGTCTACACCGCCAAGTAA
- the ybgF gene encoding tol-pal system protein YbgF — protein MRMFAKTLAASIVCGAAALAAAAPAHAQRASLADRVAVLEQRAANNQANVDLLNQVTQLKSEMQALRSQVEELQQQNQQLQQSSKNQYLDLDGRLNQLEGGAPAAPAPASAPAAAAPRPAAAPPPAPVAAAPAPAPHASAQERPPAVYGDAGSVAQSADERSAYDIAFNALKAGLYADSARMFQAFIETYPNGTYTPNALYWLGESYYVTQNYQLAQVQFQSLYDRYPTHDKAPGALLKIGLSQQGLRQIDAAERTLGEVVARFPGTDAARAASDRLNALQLGRLR, from the coding sequence ATGCGCATGTTCGCCAAGACCCTCGCGGCCTCGATCGTCTGCGGAGCGGCGGCCCTCGCGGCCGCCGCCCCCGCGCACGCCCAACGCGCCAGCCTGGCCGACCGCGTCGCGGTGCTGGAGCAGCGCGCGGCCAACAATCAGGCCAACGTCGACCTGCTCAACCAGGTCACCCAGCTGAAGTCCGAAATGCAGGCGCTGCGCTCGCAGGTCGAGGAACTTCAGCAACAGAACCAGCAGCTGCAGCAGTCCAGCAAGAACCAGTACCTGGACCTGGACGGCCGCCTCAACCAGCTCGAAGGCGGCGCCCCCGCTGCGCCGGCACCGGCCTCCGCGCCGGCCGCCGCCGCGCCCCGGCCTGCGGCCGCACCGCCGCCGGCTCCGGTCGCCGCTGCTCCCGCTCCGGCGCCGCACGCGTCGGCCCAGGAGCGCCCGCCGGCGGTCTACGGCGACGCCGGCTCGGTCGCGCAGAGCGCCGACGAACGCAGCGCCTACGACATCGCCTTCAACGCGCTCAAGGCCGGCCTGTATGCCGACTCGGCGCGCATGTTCCAGGCCTTCATCGAGACCTACCCGAACGGCACCTACACGCCCAACGCGCTGTATTGGCTGGGCGAGAGCTACTACGTGACCCAGAACTATCAGCTGGCGCAGGTGCAGTTCCAGTCCCTGTACGACCGCTACCCGACCCACGACAAGGCCCCGGGCGCGCTGCTCAAGATCGGCCTGTCGCAGCAGGGCCTGCGTCAGATCGACGCCGCCGAGCGCACCCTGGGCGAAGTGGTCGCGCGCTTCCCCGGCACCGACGCCGCGCGCGCGGCCTCCGACCGCCTCAACGCGCTGCAGCTCGGCCGCCTGCGCTGA
- the queE gene encoding 7-carboxy-7-deazaguanine synthase QueE gives MNAVSTDAALASPERLRLTEIFLSLQGEARSIGWPTVFVRLTGCPLRCQYCDTAYAFHGGQWWQMDDILAEVARHGARHVCVTGGEPLAQKRCIGLLNRLCDAGYEVSLETSGAIDIAEVDPRVSRVLDIKTPDSKEAHRNLWSNLPLLTARDQVKLVICSREDYDWAKGVVAEHRLTEVCDVLFSPSFSQIKPSDLADWIVADRLPVRFQLQLHKILWNDEPGR, from the coding sequence ATGAACGCCGTATCGACCGACGCGGCCCTGGCGTCGCCCGAGCGCCTGCGGCTGACCGAAATCTTCCTGTCCCTGCAAGGCGAGGCCCGCAGCATCGGCTGGCCGACCGTGTTCGTGCGCCTGACCGGCTGCCCGCTGCGCTGCCAGTATTGCGACACCGCCTACGCCTTCCACGGCGGGCAGTGGTGGCAGATGGACGACATCCTGGCCGAAGTCGCCCGCCACGGCGCGCGCCACGTCTGCGTGACCGGCGGCGAGCCGCTGGCGCAGAAGCGCTGCATCGGCCTGCTGAACCGTCTCTGCGATGCCGGCTACGAGGTCTCGCTGGAAACCTCCGGCGCGATCGACATCGCCGAGGTCGACCCGCGCGTGTCGCGCGTGCTGGACATCAAGACGCCGGACTCCAAGGAAGCGCACCGCAACCTGTGGAGCAACCTGCCGCTGCTGACCGCGCGCGACCAGGTCAAGCTGGTGATCTGCAGCCGCGAGGATTACGACTGGGCCAAGGGCGTGGTCGCCGAGCACCGGTTGACCGAAGTCTGCGACGTGCTGTTCTCGCCCAGCTTCAGCCAGATCAAACCCAGCGACCTGGCCGACTGGATCGTCGCCGATCGTTTGCCGGTGCGGTTCCAGTTGCAGTTGCACAAGATTTTGTGGAACGACGAGCCGGGGCGGTGA